One Benincasa hispida cultivar B227 chromosome 5, ASM972705v1, whole genome shotgun sequence genomic window carries:
- the LOC120078086 gene encoding phospholipid-transporting ATPase 2, producing MKRHVYINDDEPSNDLYCDNRISNRKYTLLNFLPKNLWEQFSRFMNQYFLLIACLQLWPLITPVNPASTWGPLIFIFAVSATKEAWDDYNRYLSDKKANEKEVWVVKQGTRKIIQAQDIHVGNLVWLRENDEVPSDLVLIGTSDPQGICYIETSALDGETDLKTRVIPAACMGIDFDLLNKIKGVIECPTPDKDIRRFDANIRLFPPFIDNDVCPLTIKNTILQSCYLRNTEWVCGVAVYTGNETKLGMSRGVPEPKLTAMDAMIDKLTGAIFVFQLVVVVVLGIAGNVWKDSEARKLWYVQHPEEGPWYELLVIPLRFELLCSIMIPISIKVSLDLVKSLYAKFIDWDYDMIDCETGIPSHATNTAISEDLGQVEYILTDKTGTLTENKMIFRRCCINGIFYGNENGDALKDKKLLNAIASSSPDVIRFLTIMAICNTVVPTKSKSGNILYKAQSQDEDALVNAAAYLHMVFVNKNANILEVQFNGMLNRYELLDTLEFTSERKRMSVVVKDCQTGKIVLLSKGADEAILPYAYAGQQTRTFIEAVDQYAQLGLRTLCLAWRELEEDEYREWAFMFKEANSTLVDREWRLAEVCQRLERNFEVLGVTAIEDRLQDGVPETIETLRRAGINFWMLTGDKQNTAIQIALLCNFISPEPKGQLLLIDGKTEDEVCRSLERVVLTMKTTTSEPKDVAFVVDGWALEIALKNYRRAFTELAILSRTAICCRVTPSQKAQLVELLKSCDYRTLAIGDGGNDVRMIQQADIGVGISGREGLQAARAADYSIGKFRFLKRLILVHGRYSYNRTAFLSQYSFYKSLLICFIQISFSFISGVSGTSLFNSVSLMAYNVFYTSIPVLVSVLDKDLSEETVMQHPQILFYCQAGRILNPSTFAGWFGRSLFHAVVVFVISIHAYANEKSEMVEVSMVALSGCIWLQAFVVTLETNSFTMLQHLAIWGNLAAFYVINWIFSAIPSSGMYTIMFRLCGQPSYWITIFLIVGVGMGPLLAIKYFRYTYRPSKINTLQQAERLGGPILSLKNIEHQPRPIEKEVTPLSINQPKNRNTVYEPLLLSDSPSAATRRSSLASGSSFDFFQTPPSYSRNKDN from the exons ATGAAGCGTCATGTTTACATCAATGACGATGAACCATCAAATgatctttattgtgataaccgTATTTCAAACCGGAAATACACATTATTGAACTTTCTCCCCAAAAATTTATGGGAACAGTTCAG CCGCTTCATGAACCAATACTTTTTGTTAATTGCGTGCCTACAGTTGTGGCCGCTCATAACTCCAGTAAATCCCGCCAGTACATGGGGTCCACTTATCTTCATTTTTGCCGTGTCAGCAACAAAAGAGGCATGGGATGATTACAATAGATATTTGTCAGACAAAAAAGCGAATGAAAAAGAAGTTTGGGTTGTGAAGCAGGGTACCAGAAAAATT ATTCAAGCACAAGATATTCACGTTGGTAATTTGGTATGGCTCAGGGAGAATGATGAAGTTCCTTCTGATCTTGTTTTGATTGGTACCTCCGATCCTCAAGGAATTTGCTATATAGAG ACATCTGCCCTTGATGGAGAAACTGACTTGAAGACAAGGGTCATACCCGCAGCTTGCATGGGAATCGATTTTGATCTGTTAAACAAGATCAAG GGAGTTATAGAGTGTCCTACACCAGATAAGGATATTAGAAGATTTGATGCAAACATTCGGTTATTTCCTCCTTTTATCGATAATGATGTGTGCCCTTTAACAATAAAAAACACAATTCTTCAGTCATGTTACTTGCGGAACACAGAGTGGGTCTGTGGAGTAGCCGTCTACACAG GCAATGAAACCAAGCTTGGAATGAGCAGGGGTGTGCCTGAACCAAAACTTACAGCTATGGATGCAATGATCGACAAGTTAACTGGTGCTATATTTGTTTTTCAACTTGTAGTGGTTGTTGTTCTTGGTATAGCTGGTAATGTGTGGAAGGATTCGGAAGCTAGAAAG CTATGGTATGTGCAACATCCAGAGGAAGGCCCATGGTATGAGCTTTTGGTTATCCCTCTTCGGTTTGAGCTTCTTTGTTCAATAATGATACCTATTTCAATTAAG GTGTCTCTGGATCTTGTAAAGAGCTTATATGCAAAATTTATCGATTGGGactatgatatgattgactgtGAGACTGGTATTCCTTCCCATGCTACGAA TACAGCAATAAGCGAGGACCTGGGACAAGTCGAATACATATTGACAGATAAAACCGGTACTCTCACTGAAAATAAGATGATCTTCAGGAGATGTTGTATCAATGGCATTTTTTATGGAAATGAAAATGGAGATGCCTTGAAAG ATAAGAAGTTGCTCAATGCTATTGCAAGCAGCTCTCCAGATGTTATAAGATTTCTCACAATTATGGCAATATGTAATACAGTCGTGCCTACAAAAAG CAAAAGTGGAAATATCTTGTACAAGGCACAGTCACAGGATGAGGATGCCCTCGTGAATGCTGCTGCTTATTTGCATATGGTATTTGTCAATAAGAATGCTAATATACTTG AAGTTCAGTTTAATGGAATGCTGAATAGATATGAGCTTCTAGATACTCTGGAGTTCACATCTGAACGAAAAAGAATGTCTGTGGTCGTTAAAGATTGTCAGACTGGGAAGATTGTCCTCCTGTCAAAAGGAGCAGATGAAGCTATACTTCCTTATGCTTATGCTG GCCAGCAAACGAGAACATTTATTGAAGCCGTGGATCAATATGCACAACTGGGTCTCCGCACATTATGTCTGGCTTGGCGTGAACTAGAGGAAGATGAGTATCGAGAATGGGCTTTTATGTTTAAAGAGGCTAATAGCACACTGGTTGACAGGGAG TGGAGGTTAGCTGAAGTTTGTCAAAGATTAGAGCGCAATTTTGAAGTCCTTGGAGTTACAGCAATAGAAGATAGGCTACAG GATGGCGTCCCTGAAACGATCGAAACATTAAGAAGAGCAGGCATAAATTTCTGGATGCTGACTGGAGACAAGCAGAACACTGCCATTCAGATAGCTCTTCTATGCAACTTTATTTCACCAG AGCCCAAAGGACAGTTATTGTTAATTGATGGAAAAACGGAGGATGAGGTTTGTAGAAGTTTGGAGAGAGTTGTTCTAACTATGAAGACCACAACCTCAGAACCCAAG GATGTTGCTTTTGTTGTTGATGGCTGGGCTCTTGAAATTGCTCTCAAGAATTATCGTAGGGCTTTCACTGAATTAGCAATACTATCAAGAACCGCAATATGTTGTCGTGTGACTCCATCACAGAAGGCTCAG CTTGTGGAACTCCTAAAATCGTGCGACTATAGAACACTGGCAATTGGAGATGGTGGGAATGATGTGAGGATGATACAGCAAGCTGACATTGGAGTTGGCATTAGTGGAAGAGAAGGACTGCAGGCAGCTAGGGCAGCTGATTATAGTATTGGAA AATTCAGGTTTCTGAAAAGATTGATTCTAGTTCATGGACGATATTCCTACAACCGTACTGCATTCTTGTCACAATATTCATTCTATAAATCCTTGTTGATATGTTTTATCCAGATCTC TTTCTCTTTCATATCAGGTGTCTCTGGTACCAGTCTCTTTAATTCTGTTAGCTTGATGGCTTACAATGTTTTCTACACCAGTATTCCAGTATTAGTTAGTGTCCTTGACAAAGATCTCAGTGAAGAAACGGTGATGCAACATCCTCAGATTTTATTTTACTGCCAAGCTGGGAG GATTTTAAATCCGAGCACATTTGCTGGATGGTTTGGCCGATCTCTATTTCAT GCTGTTGTCGTGTTTGTAATTAGCATACACGCCTACGCTAATGAAAAGAGTGAAATGGTGGAGGTCTCAATGGTGGCACTATCTGGGTGCATTTGGTTACAAGCTTTTGTAGTGACTTTAGAGACCAA TTCATTCACAATGTTGCAACATCTTGCTATATGGGGGAACTTGGCTGCTTTCTACGTGATCAATTGGATCTTCAGCGCCATTCCTTCATCTGGAATGTATACAATAATGTTCCGCTTATGCGGACAACCTTCTTATTGGATAACCATATTT CTAATAGTAGGCGTGGGAATGGGCCCACTTTTAGCCATCAAATACTTCAGATATACATACAGACCAAGCAAAATCAACACTCTTCAACAGGCTGAACGTTTGGGTGGGCCGATTCTGTCGCTCAAAAACATTGAGCATCAGCCTCGGCCCATTGAGAAAGAAGTTACTCCACTCTCAATAAATCAGCCCAAGAACAGAAATACCGTTTACGAACCTCTATTATTATCAGACTCTCCAAGTGCCGCCACTCGAAGATCTTCTCTTGCATCAGGTTCTtcctttgatttctttcaaacaCCCCCAAGTTATTCAAGAAATAAGGACAACTGA